The following are encoded together in the Neomonachus schauinslandi chromosome X, ASM220157v2, whole genome shotgun sequence genome:
- the SLC25A6 gene encoding ADP/ATP translocase 3 — protein MTDSSPTVGGCGYRVDALLRACPSVLQVQHASKQIAADKQYKGIVDCIVRIPKEQGVLSFWRGNLANVIRYFPTQALNFAFKDKYKQIFLGGVDKHTQFWRYFAGNLASGGAAGATSLCFVYPLDFARTRLAADVGKSGTEREFKGLGDCLVKITKSDGIRGLYQGFNVSVQGIIIYRAAYFGVYDTAKGMLPDPKNTHIVVSWMIAQTVTAVAGVVSYPFDTVRRRMMMQSGRKRADVMYKGTIDCWRKIFKDEGGKAFFKGAWSNVLRGMGGAFVLVLYDELKKVI, from the exons GGGCGGCTGCGGGTACCGGGTGGACGCCCTCTTGCGAGCCTGTCCGTCCGTCCTGCAGGTGCAGCACGCCAGCAAGCAGATCGCCGCCGACAAGCAATACAAGGGCATCGTGGACTGCATCGTGCGCATCCCCAAAGAGCAGGGCGTGCTGTCCTTCTGGAGGGGCAACCTGGCCAACGTCATCCGCTACTTCCCCACGCAAGCCCTCAACTTCGCCTTCAAGGATAAGTATAAGCAGATCTTCCTGGGGGGCGTCGACAAGCACACGCAGTTCTGGAGGTATTTTGCCGGCAACCTGGCCTCGGGCGGGGCCGCCGGAGCCACCTCTCTCTGCTTCGTGTACCCCCTGGATTTCGCCAGAACTCGCCTGGCCGCCGACGTGGGCAAGTCCGGCACCGAGCGGGAGTTCAAGGGCCTGGGAGACTGTCTGGTGAAGATCACCAAGTCCGACGGCATCCGGGGCTTGTACCAGGGTTTCAACGTCTCCGTGCAGGGCATCATCATCTACCGGGCGGCATACTTTGGCGTGTACGACACAGCCAAAG GCATGCTCCCGGACCCCAAGAACACCCACATCGTGGTGAGCTGGATGATCGCCCAGACCGTGACGGCCGTGGCCGGCGTGGTCTCCTACCCCTTCGACACTGTGCGGCGGCGGATGATGATGCAGTCGGGGCGCAAACGAG CGGACGTCATGTACAAGGGGACGATCGACTGCTGGCGGAAGATCTTCAAAGATGAAGGGGGCAAAGCCTTCTTCAAGGGCGCGTGGTCCAACGTCCTGAGGGGTATGGGGGGCGCATTTGTGCTGGTCCTGTACGATGAGCTGAAGAAAGTCATCTAG